Proteins encoded within one genomic window of bacterium:
- a CDS encoding T9SS type A sorting domain-containing protein translates to MAIDTRLDILAALALAAPLAAEEWHHTAVDGLSGGGERFDGNEPVGMEIQRSDDGGGPVALLNGPLPGSASRYLDREATPGVEYIYWLDVVETDGTVSRFGPTEAVTISEPKIELTLSAYPNPADDTVTFRCDLPDDGRVELAVFDLAGRRVATLMDGELTAGRHEAVWACADVKPGVYLCRLETTGGNSTERLVVGR, encoded by the coding sequence GTGGCGATTGATACACGCCTGGACATCCTCGCCGCCCTCGCCCTGGCGGCACCCCTGGCCGCCGAGGAATGGCACCACACGGCGGTTGACGGTCTATCGGGGGGGGGGGAACGCTTCGATGGGAATGAGCCAGTCGGGATGGAAATCCAAAGGAGCGATGACGGTGGCGGGCCGGTCGCGCTTCTCAACGGACCGCTTCCCGGTTCCGCCTCCCGCTACCTGGACCGGGAGGCTACACCGGGCGTGGAATATATTTACTGGCTCGACGTCGTGGAGACCGACGGGACGGTCAGTCGTTTCGGGCCGACGGAAGCGGTGACGATATCCGAACCGAAAATCGAGCTGACGCTCTCGGCATACCCCAATCCCGCCGACGATACGGTCACTTTCCGCTGCGACCTGCCCGACGACGGGCGGGTGGAGCTGGCGGTCTTCGACCTGGCCGGTCGGCGCGTGGCGACGCTCATGGACGGGGAGCTCACCGCCGGCAGGCACGAGGCGGTCTGGGCGTGCGCCGACGTGAAGCCGGGCGTGTACCTCTGCCGGCTGGAGACGACGGGGGGTAACTCGACCGAACGCCTGGTCGTCGGTCGGTAG